Proteins from a single region of Nitrospirota bacterium:
- a CDS encoding HlyD family secretion protein, with protein MAELNSNHKKQFRVLMILFAGLILFLAGLFFYVRYKSTHISTDDAFIKGDIHTVAPRVTGTVQKIYVRDNQYVKKGDMLVEIDPEMYMEKVNAAQAELDTQRSQLKSMEASLVTTQKRLIELRSAVEVARANFELNLARFRKAETDFRRAERLFQEAVISRDKYEKIKTGYDVIRAQLTEADKRIDQASTAVDSQKAVINQVRNSIAAQRQIIKKWKAQLVLARLTLSYTRISAPSDGYITRKSVAAGNQVRAGQPLMAVVPLNDTYVVANYKETKLEDIRPGQRVKIKVDAYSGKVFWGRVDSIMAGTGAVFSLFPPENATGNYVKVVKRIPVKIVFEKGTDSEHVLRIGMSVIPTVFVK; from the coding sequence ATGGCTGAGTTGAACAGCAATCACAAGAAGCAGTTCCGTGTACTGATGATATTATTTGCCGGCCTCATCCTCTTTCTTGCCGGACTATTTTTTTACGTGCGATACAAGAGCACTCATATATCAACGGATGATGCATTTATTAAGGGCGACATTCATACTGTTGCACCAAGGGTAACAGGAACTGTTCAGAAGATTTATGTAAGGGACAATCAGTACGTCAAAAAGGGAGATATGCTGGTTGAGATAGACCCTGAAATGTATATGGAAAAGGTGAACGCCGCACAGGCCGAACTCGACACCCAGAGGTCTCAGCTCAAATCAATGGAGGCCTCACTCGTTACCACCCAAAAGCGATTGATTGAACTGAGGTCAGCAGTAGAGGTTGCCAGGGCTAATTTTGAATTAAATCTTGCAAGATTCAGGAAGGCTGAAACAGACTTCAGAAGGGCTGAGAGGCTTTTTCAGGAAGCGGTAATCTCCCGCGACAAATATGAGAAGATAAAGACCGGCTACGATGTTATCAGGGCACAATTAACAGAAGCAGACAAGAGGATTGACCAGGCAAGCACTGCTGTTGATTCCCAGAAGGCGGTAATAAATCAGGTCAGGAATTCGATAGCTGCACAAAGGCAGATAATAAAAAAGTGGAAGGCTCAATTGGTACTTGCACGTTTGACCCTGTCATACACAAGGATATCAGCGCCTTCCGATGGATACATCACGAGGAAATCCGTTGCAGCAGGTAATCAGGTACGTGCAGGGCAGCCATTGATGGCCGTTGTCCCATTAAACGATACCTATGTTGTTGCCAATTACAAGGAGACGAAGCTGGAGGATATAAGGCCGGGACAGCGGGTCAAGATAAAGGTGGATGCATATTCGGGAAAGGTTTTCTGGGGAAGGGTTGACAGCATCATGGCAGGCACAGGAGCAGTCTTCTCCCTCTTCCCCCCTGAGAACGCTACCGGCAACTATGTAAAGGTGGTAAAGAGGATTCCGGTCAAGATTGTCTTTGAAAAAGGCACGGATTCTGAGCACGTACTGAGAATAGGCATGTCTGTAATTCCCACGGTCTTCGTAAAGTGA
- a CDS encoding type II toxin-antitoxin system VapC family toxin translates to MIMLQNRIIIGKVGYMRWSVLNRRIQEKRLSQRDYARIKQHFSDDVRDAMIINLIPEVIATSTKLLEASPLRAMDALHVACAIVWRADLFVSSDKQQVAAAGKAGLKIKYV, encoded by the coding sequence ATGATAATGTTACAAAACAGAATTATAATAGGGAAGGTTGGATACATGCGTTGGTCAGTTCTGAATCGACGGATACAGGAGAAACGCCTTTCTCAAAGAGACTATGCTAGGATAAAACAACACTTCTCTGATGATGTTCGTGATGCTATGATTATCAATCTGATCCCGGAGGTGATCGCAACTTCAACCAAACTCCTTGAAGCCTCTCCCCTTCGTGCGATGGACGCTCTTCATGTTGCGTGTGCAATAGTTTGGCGTGCAGACCTGTTTGTTTCATCTGATAAACAACAGGTAGCTGCTGCCGGTAAAGCAGGCCTTAAGATAAAATATGTGTAG